In the Oryza glaberrima chromosome 6, OglaRS2, whole genome shotgun sequence genome, one interval contains:
- the LOC127777531 gene encoding protein SRG1-like, which produces MADEPWRLPNIVQELAAGVQEPPSRYLQDLAGGDQLAGAEIPEPIPTIDLGRLSGSDGADEAAKLRSALQNWGLFLVSNHGVETSLIDAVIEAAREFFRQPVEEKKKLSNLIDGKRFQIEGYGNDPVQTKDQILDWSDRLHLKVEPECDRNLAFWPTHPKSFRDILHEYTLKIKTVKNDILLALAKLLELDEDCLLNQFSDRAITTARFNYYSPCPRPDLVLGLKPHSDLCALTVLLTDKEVGGLQVLRDGTWYSVPAVRDYSLLINIGVTLEIMTNGTFRAPLHRVVTNAERERMSVAMFYAVDGEKEIEPVAELLGLKQQSARYRGIKGKDLLIGHYEHFSRGGRVVDSLKI; this is translated from the exons ATGGCTGACGAGCCATGGAGGCTGCCAAACATAGTGCAAGAACTGGCCGCCGGCGTGCAGGAGCCACCGAGCCGGTACCTGCAagacctcgccggcggtgaccagctcgccggcgccgagatACCGGAGCCCATCCCGACCATCGATCTCGGCCGGCTGTCAGGATCGGACGGTGCCGACGAGGCTGCCAAGCTGCGGTCGGCTCTGCAGAACTGGGGCCTCTTCCTG GTTTCTAACCATGGCGTTGAGACCTCACTGATCGATGCTGTGATCGAGGCTGCGAGGGAATTTTTTCGGCAGCCAgttgaagagaagaagaaactgAGCAACCTGATTGATGGCAAGCGTTTTCAGATAGAAGGGTATGGAAATGATCCTGTGCAAACCAAAGATCAGATCCTGGATTGGTCTGATCGGCTGCATCTCAAGGTTGAGCCAGAGTGTGACAGAAATCTAGCCTTTTGGCCCACACATCCCAAATCTTTTAG GGATATTCTACATGAGTACACACTGAAGATCAAGACGGTCAAAAACGATATCCTCCTCGCATTGGCCAAGCTCTTGGAGCTTGATGAGGATTGCCTCCTCAACCAGTTCAGCGACAGGGCCATCACTACTGCCAGATTCAACTACTACTCTCCTTGTCCAAGACCTGATCTTGTGTTAGGCCTGAAGCCTCACTCTGACCTCTGTGCTCTCACCGTTCTTCTCACTGACAAAGAAGTCGGTGGCCTGCAAGTTCTTAGAGATGGAACATGGTACAGTGTTCCAGCTGTGCGAGATTACTCTCTTCTGATTAACATTGGTGTTACACTGGAG ATAATGACCAATGGGACCTTCAGGGCTCCATTGCATAGGGTGGTGACAAAtgcagagagggagagaatgTCGGTGGCCATGTTCTACGCTGTGGATGGCGAGAAGGAGATAGAGCCGGTAGCTGAGCTGCTGGGGCTGAAGCAACAATCAGCACGGTACAGGGGAATTAAGGGCAAGGACTTGCTGATTGGACACTATGAACATTTCTCTCGTGGTGGTAGAGTTGTCGATTCATTGAAGATCTAA
- the LOC127777110 gene encoding protein SRG1-like isoform X2, which translates to MGRKAVPRQYVVQREDHLAIAATAAIPIVDLGRLSQPDDNRDEVVKLQQAMETWGLFLVTNHGIEGALMDDMMNVSREFFHQPLEEKQKYTNLIDGKHFQPEGYGNDQVKYDTQILDWLDRLYLKVDPADERNLSVWPKHPESFRDVLDEFLIKCDGVKNSLLPSMAKLLKLDEDYFVRQFSDRPTTIARFNYYPQCPRPDLVYGIKPHSDATILTILMVDNDVDGLQVLKDGVWYDVPTKPHTLLINLGDHMEIMSNGIFKSSVHRVMTNPEKERISVVLFYFMNLEKEIEPALELIDERHPARYKRVKIMDYLAGLFEHFLQGTRVIDTVKI; encoded by the exons ATGGGCAGAAAAGCTGTGCCAAGGCAGTATGTTGTGCAACGAGAAGACCATCTGGCCATTGCAGCCACCGCAGCAATCCCCATTGTTGACCTTGGTCGCCTGTCCCAACCAGATGACAATAGAGATGAGGTGGTGAAACTCCAGCAGGCGATGGAGACCTGGGGCCTTTTTCTG GTAACTAACCATGGCATAGAAGGTGCTCTGATGGATGACATGATGAATGTGTCGAGAGAGTTTTTTCACCAACCTCTTGAAGAGAAGCAAAAATACACCAACTTAATTGACGGCAAGCATTTCCAGCCAGAAGGGTATGGAAATGACCAGGTGAAATATGATACCCAAATCCTAGATTGGTTGGATCGATTGTATCTGAAAGTAGATCCAGCAGACGAGAGAAATCTTTCCGTTTGGCCCAAGCATCCTGAATCTTTCAG GGATGTTCTGGATGAGTTTCTCATAAAATGTGATGGAGTTAAAAACAGTCTCCTTCCATCAATGGCAAAGCTCTTGAAACTCGACGAGGATTACTTTGTCAGACAATTCTCTGACAGGCCTACCACTATTGCTCGATTCAACTACTACCCTCAGTGTCCAAGGCCTGATCTTGTCTATGGCATCAAGCCTCATTCGGATGCAACCATTCTTACAATTCTTATGGTTGATAACGACGTTGATGGGCTACAAGTTCTTAAAGATGGTGTCTGGTATGATGTCCCAACTAAACCCCACACCTTGCTGATCAACTTAGGAGATCACATGGAG ATAATGAGCAATGGGATTTTTAAGAGCTCAGTGCATAGGGTTATGACAAATCCTGAAAAGGAGAGAATATCAGTggtgttgttttattttatgaatCTTGAGAAAGAGATTGAGCCAGCACTTGAGCTGATCGATGAAAGGCACCCGGCAAGATACAAGAGGGTGAAGATTATGGACTACCTTGCAGGGCTCTTTGAACATTTCTTGCAAGGGACAAGAGTGATTGACACAGTGAAGATCTGA
- the LOC127777111 gene encoding protein SRG1-like, whose translation MADESWRSPAIVQELAAAGVEEPPSQYVLGEKDRSDELVAAELPEPIPVVDLSRLAGADEVAKLRAALQNWGFFLLTNHGVEASLMDDVLNLAREFFNQPIERKRKFSNLIDGKNFQVEGYGTDRVVTQDQILDWSDRLFLRVEPTEERNLAFWPDHPESFRDVLNEYASGTKRIRDDIIQAMSKLLELDEDYFFDRLNKAPALARFNYYPPCPRPDLVFGVRPHSDGSLLTILLVDEDVGGLQIQRDGKWYNVQVAPHTLLINLGDTMEVLCNGIFRSPVHRVVTNAEEDRISLAMFYSVNDEKDIGPAAGLLDENRPARYRKVSVGEFRAGIIGKFSRRERYIDSLKI comes from the exons ATGGCTGACGAGTCATGGAGATCGCCGGCGATAGTGCAAgagctggcggcggccggcgtcgagGAGCCACCGAGTCAGTACGTGCTTGGGGAGAAAGACCGTTCTGACGAGCTggtcgccgccgagctgccGGAGCCCATCCCCGTCGTTGATCTTAGCCGGCtagccggcgccgacgaggttgCCAAGCTCAGGGCGGCTCTGCAGAATTGGGGCTTCTTCCTG CTTACCAACCATGGAGTAGAAGCCTCTCTGATGGATGATGTGTTGAACTTGGCAAGAGAGTTCTTCAACCAACCGATCGAACGGAAGCGAAAATTCAGCAACTTGATCGACGGCAAGAACTTCCAGGTGGAAGGGTATGGAACTGACCGGGTGGTAACCCAAGATCAGATCCTGGACTGGTCTGATCGGCTGTTTCTCAGAGTTGAACCCACGGAGGAGCGAAATCTTGCCTTCTGGCCTGACCATCCTGAATCTTTCAG GGATGTTCTGAACGAGTACGCATCAGGAACCAAAAGAATAAGAGACGATATCATTCAGGCTATGTCCAAGCTTCTTGAGCTTGATGAGGATTACTTCTTCGACCGACTCAACAAAGCTCCTGCACTTGCAAGATTCAACTACTACCCTCCCTGTCCAAGGCCTGACCTTGTGTTCGGTGTCAGGCCTCACTCCGACGGCTCCCTCTTGACGATTCTTCTCGTCGACGAAGATGTCGGTGGCCTGCAAATTCAGAGGGATGGCAAGTGGTACAATGTTCAGGTCGCTCCCCATACATTGCTGATCAACTTAGGTGACACCATGGAG GTATTGTGCAATGGCATCTTCAGGAGCCCAGTGCACAGGGTGGTGACAAACGCCGAGGAGGACAGGATCTCACTGGCCATGTTTTACAGTGTGAATGATGAGAAAGACATTGGGCCGGCGGCTGGTTTGCTGGATGAGAATCGGCCTGCAAGATACAGGAAAGTTAGCGTCGGAGAGTTCAGGGCCGGGATCATTGGAAAATTCTCTCGAAGAGAGAGATACATCGACTCCCTGAAGATCTGA
- the LOC127778122 gene encoding protein SRG1-like produces MGDGHEWKIVKIPPIVQELAANVPEPPSQYMVGEQDRPAITGSGMPEPIPVIDLSRLSASDDDDSAAELAKLHSALENWGLFLAVGHGIEPGFLSEVMKVTRGFYELPLEEKQKYSNLANGNEFKHEGYGNDMVVSEKQILDWCDRLYLLVEPESQRDHSLWPTQPPSFRDVLHEYTVRCREITSLVLTRLAKLLGLREGYFVDMFDEDATTYARFNYYPRCLRPEDVLGLKPHSDGSVITIVSVDDAVSGLQVLRQGVWYDVPVVPNALLINMGDGMEIMSNGLLKSPVHRVVTNAERERVSVVMFYALDPEKELEPAPELVDDEKRPRQYAKMKIKDYLSGFYETFARGTRVINTVKMSE; encoded by the exons ATGGGTGACGGCCACGAATGGAAGATTGTCAAGATACCACCGATCGTGCAAGAGCTTGCTGCCAATGTGCCTGAGCCACCAAGCCAGTACATGGTCGGCGAGCAAGACCGCCCTGCCATCACCGGCTCCGGCATGCCTGAGCCCATCCCTGTCATCGACCTCAGCCGGCTGTCtgcctccgacgacgacgacagcgctGCCGAGCTTGCTAAACTGCACTCTGCCTTGGAAAATTGGGGCCTCTTCCTG GCTGTTGGACATGGAATTGAGCCAGGCTTCCTCAGTGAGGTGATGAAGGTGACAAGAGGGTTTTATGAGCTCCCACTGGAAGAGAAGCAGAAGTACTCCAACCTAGCTAACGGCAACGAGTTCAAGCACGAAGGGTATGGCAATGACATGGTCGTGTCGGAGAAACAGATCCTGGACTGGTGTGACCGATTGTATCTCCTCGTTGAGCCCGAGTCCCAGAGAGATCATAGCCTCTGGCCAACACAGCCTCCTTCTTTCAG GGATGTTCTGCATGAGTACACTGTGAGGTGCAGGGAGATCACCAGCCTTGTGCTGACCAGATTGGCCAAGCTGCTCGGCCTGCGAGAGGGCTACTTCGTCGACATGTTCGACGAGGACGCCACGACGTACGCGAGGTTCAACTACTACCCTCGCTGCCTGAGGCCGGAGGATGTGTTGGGCCTGAAGCCACACTCCGACGGCTCGGTGATCACCATCGTCTCCGTCGACGACGCCGTCAGTGGGCTTCAGGTGCTGAGGCAAGGCGTCTGGTACGATGTGCCCGTCGTCCCCAATGCTCTGCTCATCAACATGGGGGATGGAATGGAG ATAATGAGCAATGGGTTGTTAAAGAGCCCGGTGCATAGGGTGGTGACGAACGCCGAGAGGGAGCGAGTGTCGGTGGTGATGTTCTATGCGCTGGATCCGGAGAAGGAGCTGGagccggcgccggagctggTGGACGACGAGAAGAGGCCGAGGCAGTATGCCAAGATGAAGATCAAGGACTACTTAAGTGGCTTCTACGAGACTTTTGCAAGAGGGACACGAGTCATCAACACTGTCAAGATGTCAGAATGA
- the LOC127777110 gene encoding protein SRG1-like isoform X1, producing MEGSMEDVRSTLLVQELAGMRSKAVPRQYIVQREDQPTIAATASVPIVDLGRLSQPDGDANEAVKLRQAMESWGLFMVTNHGIEDALMDNMMNVSREFFQQPLGEKQKYTNLIDGKHFQLEGYGNDQVKSDTQILDWLDRLYLKVDPADERNLSVWPKHPESFRDVLDEFLIKCDGVKNSLLPSMAKLLKLDEDYFVRQFSDRPTTIARFNYYPQCPRPDLVYGIKPHSDATILTILMVDNDVDGLQVLKDGVWYDVPTKPHTLLINLGDHMEIMSNGIFKSSVHRVMTNPEKERISVVLFYFMNLEKEIEPALELIDERHPARYKRVKIMDYLAGLFEHFLQGTRVIDTVKI from the exons ATGGAAGGGAGCATGGAGGATGTGAGATCAACACTACTTGTGCAGGAGCTTGCTGGCATGAGAAGCAAAGCTGTGCCAAGACAGTACATTGTGCAACGAGAAGACCAACCGACCATTGCAGCCACTGCATCAGTTCCCATTGTTGACCTTGGTCGCCTGTCCCAACCAGATGGCGATGCCAATGAGGCAGTGAAACTCCGGCAGGCGATGGAGTCTTGGGGCCTTTTCATG GTAACTAACCATGGCATAGAAGATGCTCTGATGGATAACATGATGAATGTGTCAAGAGAGTTTTTTCAACAACCTCTTGGAGAGAAGCAAAAATACACCAACTTGATTGACGGCAAGCATTTCCAGCTAGAAGGGTATGGAAATGACCAGGTGAAATCTGATACCCAAATCCTGGATTGGTTGGATCGATTGTATCTGAAAGTAGATCCAGCAGACGAGAGAAATCTTTCCGTTTGGCCCAAGCATCCTGAATCTTTCAG GGATGTTCTGGATGAGTTTCTCATAAAATGTGATGGAGTTAAAAACAGTCTCCTTCCATCAATGGCAAAGCTCTTGAAACTCGACGAGGATTACTTTGTCAGACAATTCTCTGACAGGCCTACCACTATTGCTCGATTCAACTACTACCCTCAGTGTCCAAGGCCTGATCTTGTCTATGGCATCAAGCCTCATTCGGATGCAACCATTCTTACAATTCTTATGGTTGATAACGACGTTGATGGGCTACAAGTTCTTAAAGATGGTGTCTGGTATGATGTCCCAACTAAACCCCACACCTTGCTGATCAACTTAGGAGATCACATGGAG ATAATGAGCAATGGGATTTTTAAGAGCTCAGTGCATAGGGTTATGACAAATCCTGAAAAGGAGAGAATATCAGTggtgttgttttattttatgaatCTTGAGAAAGAGATTGAGCCAGCACTTGAGCTGATCGATGAAAGGCACCCGGCAAGATACAAGAGGGTGAAGATTATGGACTACCTTGCAGGGCTCTTTGAACATTTCTTGCAAGGGACAAGAGTGATTGACACAGTGAAGATCTGA
- the LOC127778123 gene encoding protein SRG1-like → MSRRASTWSASKTALPSPAPTCLSPSPSSTSAGCLPPMAVGHGMEENFLSEMINVTRGFYKLPPEEKQKYSNLVNGKDFRIEGYGNDMVVSEKQILDWCDRFYLIVEPESRIAHSLWPTQPPPFRDVLREYTVRCREITSLVLKKLAKLLGLSEGYLVDMFDEKAMTYARFNYYPRCPRPDNVFGLKPHSDASVITIVAIDDTVSGLQLLRQGVWYDVPIVPNALLINVGDGIEIMSNSLFKSPVHRVVTNAKRERVSLAMFYTLDPEKELEPVPELVDDEKRPRQYVKVKTKDYVTGLFETLARGTRVIDNVKISDNLNEIVS, encoded by the exons atgAGCCGCCGAGCCAGTACATGGTCGGCGAGCAAGACCGCCCTGCCATCGCCGGCTCCGACATGCCTGAGCCCATCCCCATCGTCGACCTCAGCCGGCTGTCTGCCTCCAATG GCTGTTGGACATGGAATGGAGGAGAACTTTCTCAGTGAGATGATCAATGTGACAAGAGGATTCTACAAGCTCCCACCGGAAGAGAAGCAGAAGTACTCCAACCTGGTGAACGGCAAGGATTTCAGGATCGAAGGGTACGGCAACGACATGGTCGTGTCAGAGAAACAGATCCTGGACTGGTGCGACCGGTTCTACCTCATCGTTGAGCCTGAATCCCGGATAGCCCATAGCCTCTGGCCAACACAGCCTCCTCCTTTCAG AGATGTCCTGCGTGAGTACACTGTCAGGTGCAGGGAGATCACCAGCCTTGTGCTGAAGAAGCTGGCCAAGCTGCTCGGCTTGAGCGAGGGATACTTGGTCGACATGTTCGACGAGAAAGCCATGACCTACGCGAGGTTCAACTACTACCCTCGCTGCCCGAGGCCGGACAATGTCTTCGGCCTGAAGCCGCATTCTGACGCATCGGTGATCACCATTGTCGCCATCGATGATACAGTCAGTGGGCTTCAGTTGCTGAGACAGGGCGTCTGGTATGACGTGCCCATCGTCCCCAATGCTCTGCTCATCAACGTTGGGGATGGAATAGAG ATAATGAGCAATAGTTTGTTCAAGAGCCCGGTGCACAGGGTGGTGACCAATGCCAAGAGGGAGCGGGTGTCGTTGGCGATGTTCTACACGCTGGATCCGGAGAAGGAGCTGGAGCCGGTGCCGGAGCTGGTGGATGACGAGAAGAGGCCAAGGCAGTATGTCAAGGTAAAGACCAAGGACTACGTAACAGGGCTCTTCGAAACTTTAGCGAGAGGGACACGAGTCATCGACAATGTCAAAATATCTGACAATCTGAATGAGATTGTGTCGTAA